The following proteins are co-located in the Sphingomonas panacis genome:
- a CDS encoding autotransporter assembly complex protein TamA — protein sequence MGAAPQQVSSAQQVPAPPQSAQSDDRAAEQPIVPEAEFDKALPPLSSDINAPLEQITLEPVGTPPPVAATPPATNGTATVQPTPATVVPAPVDLDQPLPPLASFDSVPLVTVADKAEKNPEIRYETVVAGLDKVGLEDEFKAHSVLKGKGKAANAAVVSARAHEDEELAGRVMRAAGYYDGTAVGTIETIPNEPGRVRARINATPGKLYHLGAVKVDAQPTVPSDLIANALALKTGDPIEAGRVQGAEANIATVLPQNGYPFAKVGQRDILLDELTTTGDYTLPIDTGPRATFGGYTTTGKLAFDAHHVGVLARFKPGQIYDSRKVDDLRQALIATGLFSTASVEPVKTGKPGPEGTEQVDLLVRQVAGPKRSLSVSGGYSTGEGFKLEGSFTNRNLFPPEGALILNVVGGSQEQGAGATFKRSNAGKRDRTFSAGVTADHSNYDAYNAFTGTVFARMSYDSTPIWQKKFTWALGVELTGTNESVYDFGRARDVRRTYFIAALPGQAQWDTTDSLLNPTKGYRVKLSLSPETSVQGNISPYVRSLAEVSGYYPISDSIVLAGRVRAASIAGVSRDDLAPSRRYYGGGGGSVRGYGYQRLGPFDPKGDPVGGRSLNEFSIEARYRFGNFGIVPFFDGGNSYESVLPKGQDLRFGAGIGGRFYTNFGPLRLDVATPLNKRKGDGLIALYISIGQAF from the coding sequence ATGGGCGCCGCGCCGCAGCAGGTTTCATCCGCGCAGCAGGTGCCGGCTCCGCCGCAATCCGCGCAATCCGATGATCGCGCGGCCGAACAGCCGATCGTGCCCGAAGCCGAGTTCGACAAGGCGCTGCCGCCGCTGAGCAGCGACATCAACGCACCGCTTGAACAGATAACGCTTGAGCCGGTCGGTACGCCGCCGCCCGTGGCCGCCACACCGCCGGCTACGAACGGCACCGCGACGGTTCAGCCTACGCCCGCTACCGTTGTTCCGGCGCCGGTGGACCTCGATCAGCCGCTACCGCCGCTCGCGAGCTTCGATTCGGTTCCCCTCGTCACCGTCGCGGACAAGGCCGAGAAGAACCCGGAGATCCGCTACGAAACCGTCGTCGCCGGGCTCGACAAGGTTGGCCTCGAAGACGAATTCAAGGCGCATTCGGTCCTCAAGGGCAAAGGCAAGGCCGCCAATGCGGCGGTCGTATCGGCGCGCGCGCATGAGGATGAGGAACTGGCCGGACGGGTGATGCGCGCGGCTGGCTATTATGACGGCACCGCCGTCGGCACGATCGAGACGATCCCCAACGAACCCGGTCGCGTGCGCGCGCGCATCAACGCGACGCCTGGCAAGCTCTATCATCTCGGCGCGGTCAAGGTCGATGCACAGCCGACCGTACCATCGGACCTGATCGCCAACGCGCTCGCCCTCAAGACGGGTGATCCGATCGAGGCTGGGCGCGTGCAGGGCGCGGAGGCCAATATCGCGACGGTGCTGCCGCAGAACGGCTATCCGTTCGCCAAGGTCGGCCAGCGCGACATCCTGCTCGACGAACTGACCACCACCGGCGACTATACGCTGCCGATCGATACCGGGCCGCGCGCGACGTTCGGCGGGTATACGACCACCGGCAAGCTGGCGTTCGACGCGCATCATGTCGGCGTGCTGGCGCGGTTCAAGCCGGGGCAGATCTATGACAGCCGCAAGGTCGATGATCTGCGCCAGGCGCTGATCGCGACGGGGCTGTTCTCGACCGCGTCGGTGGAGCCGGTCAAGACCGGCAAGCCAGGGCCGGAGGGCACCGAGCAGGTTGATCTGCTCGTGCGGCAGGTCGCCGGTCCGAAGCGTTCGCTGTCGGTGAGCGGCGGCTATTCGACCGGCGAGGGTTTCAAGCTCGAAGGCAGCTTCACCAACCGCAACCTGTTCCCGCCCGAAGGCGCGCTGATCCTCAACGTGGTCGGCGGCTCGCAGGAGCAGGGCGCCGGCGCGACCTTCAAGCGATCGAACGCGGGCAAGCGCGACCGCACTTTCAGCGCGGGCGTGACCGCCGATCATTCGAACTACGATGCGTACAACGCCTTCACCGGCACGGTGTTCGCGCGGATGTCGTATGATTCCACGCCGATCTGGCAGAAGAAGTTCACCTGGGCGCTGGGCGTCGAACTGACTGGCACCAACGAAAGCGTGTATGATTTCGGCCGCGCGCGCGACGTGCGGCGAACCTATTTCATCGCCGCTTTGCCCGGGCAGGCGCAATGGGACACGACCGATAGCCTGCTCAATCCGACCAAAGGATATCGCGTCAAACTGAGCCTCAGCCCCGAGACATCGGTGCAGGGCAATATCAGCCCCTATGTTCGTTCGCTTGCCGAGGTGAGCGGCTATTATCCGATCAGCGACAGCATAGTGCTGGCCGGGCGGGTGCGCGCCGCCTCGATCGCGGGCGTATCTCGCGACGATCTCGCGCCGTCGCGGCGCTATTATGGCGGCGGCGGCGGATCGGTTCGCGGCTATGGTTATCAGCGGCTCGGACCGTTCGACCCCAAGGGCGATCCGGTCGGCGGGCGCTCGCTCAACGAATTCTCGATCGAGGCGCGCTACCGCTTCGGCAATTTCGGCATCGTGCCGTTCTTCGATGGCGGCAACAGTTATGAGAGCGTGCTGCCCAAGGGGCAGGATCTGCGCTTCGGCGCGGGTATCGGCGGGCGGTTCTACACCAATTTCGGCCCGCTGCGCCTCGACGTCGCGACGCCGCTCAACAAACGCAAGGGCGACGGTTTGATAGCCCTCTATATCTCGATCGGGCAGGCATTCTGA
- a CDS encoding translocation/assembly module TamB domain-containing protein, with the protein MASEAPDQIVIARAPLWQRIAKWVGLALAVLALLVVALVFGINTQPGRRFLANTIGGYTLASGLNVTVGRIDGSIYGAMVLRDVRVRDQQGVFLTSPAIAVDWRPFAFVNNHADVKSATAQLITMTRMPVMKPTPTDPNAPTLPSMDIDVGRLKIDRFVMQKPVTGQAHIIAIDGLAHIADRRAQVTANVAALAGQGIAGGDRLAVKLDAVPDDNKLDIDAKLAAPAGGVVATIGKLTAPLDLTIGGTGSWKAWNGRIAGTLGGASLADLTLTANDGTFKLRGNAHPGLYPSGAPKDAATPVNPVARLTAPQLDIALDAVMNKRVVDTKLTLRSAALALAGQGRLDLAASRFGQLKVDAKLLTPGAIAPNLNGRDVVASVVLDGPFATPTVNYVVQGASIGFGAIRVDNVYASGLATVDAKHILIPVNARASRVVGLNAAAGGLLQNVAINGSFAISGDKVLSDNLRIRSSKIDATALVVADLSSGTYRGALNGKVNNYRIEGFGIVSLATDAKLVTAPKGGFGITGHVVARTSQIFNEGARNFLGGNAIVKADVGYDPTGIITFRNLKLAAPDFSVTRGEGRYDPAGPLLVNADAYSKQYGPLTARVTGTVAKPVVLLRAPRPGVGVGLVNLEAQVRGTGSAYAIVAKGGTNYGPFTADVVAATAPTLTVDIRRVQFAGVVASGKVQQLKAGPFSGRVQFAGAGIAGAAVLGAQGSVQRADIAATATNAKIPGATAFTIGRAIIKAQAILYPKAPQIIADAQIGNLRYGEAVITAARAKVNYAGGAGTAQFLANGSSGVPFRLAANAKLSPKLWLAALQGQANGIDFKTVNPARIAIDGSNYALQPTRIDFGGAGGGSARIAGSYGKGMTVQARLDRMDLSMVNALVPNLGLGGTATGGLDFSQPTGTSFPQATARLNIANFTRSSLATVSEPVGIVFVGKLLPDGGDARAIITRGGTTVGRMVATLRPLGSSSGSWTTRLMSAPLAGGIRYNGPSAVLFSLAGLADQQLSGPVAVAADFSGRVSAPQLNGLIRADNLTYDNDTYGTRLTNMKIAGRFTNDRLEITQMSAKAGDGTVQAQGSVGFAADSGFPINIQATLDKAQLAKSDALGATASGTIKITNSKAAGGKITGDIRIPNARYEIVTQGQAEVLELTGVRRKSDLVKAGAAGQAPPAAAPVGLFQLDIRVRAADQLFVSGMGLESEWSTDMRVTGSSANPKIVGNATIVRGTYTFSGKRFDIDRGIVRFNGGALSDPQLDISATTTVDTVSAIIAIGGTGQHPQITFTSTPTLPQDEVLSRLLFGTSVTDLSATEAIQLAAALNSLRGGGGGLNPLGKLRSATGFDRLRIVGGDKATGQGTSLAAGKYITKNIYVEIITDARGFTATQLEIALTKGLSALSQAGTFGGSNVSVRYKRDF; encoded by the coding sequence ATGGCCAGCGAAGCCCCCGATCAGATCGTCATCGCGCGCGCGCCGCTGTGGCAGCGTATCGCCAAGTGGGTTGGCCTCGCGCTCGCCGTGCTGGCGTTGCTGGTCGTCGCACTTGTGTTTGGTATCAACACCCAGCCGGGGCGGCGCTTCCTCGCCAACACGATCGGCGGCTATACGCTCGCCTCTGGCCTGAACGTGACGGTCGGGCGGATCGACGGCTCGATCTACGGCGCGATGGTGCTGCGTGACGTTCGCGTGCGCGATCAGCAGGGGGTGTTCCTGACCTCGCCGGCGATCGCGGTCGACTGGCGACCGTTCGCGTTCGTCAACAATCACGCCGACGTGAAGAGCGCGACCGCGCAGCTCATCACCATGACGCGCATGCCGGTGATGAAGCCGACGCCGACCGATCCCAACGCGCCGACCTTGCCGAGCATGGACATCGATGTCGGCCGGCTGAAGATCGACCGGTTCGTGATGCAGAAGCCGGTTACGGGGCAGGCGCATATCATCGCGATCGACGGCCTCGCGCACATCGCGGACCGGCGCGCGCAGGTGACGGCGAACGTCGCGGCGCTCGCCGGACAGGGAATCGCCGGCGGTGACCGGCTCGCGGTGAAGCTCGATGCCGTGCCCGACGACAACAAACTCGACATCGACGCCAAGCTCGCCGCGCCGGCGGGCGGCGTCGTCGCGACGATCGGCAAGTTGACCGCACCGCTCGACCTGACGATCGGCGGCACCGGAAGCTGGAAGGCGTGGAACGGCAGAATCGCCGGCACGCTCGGCGGCGCCTCGCTCGCCGACCTGACGCTCACCGCCAATGACGGCACGTTCAAGCTGCGCGGCAACGCCCACCCCGGCCTCTATCCGAGTGGCGCGCCCAAGGACGCGGCAACTCCGGTCAACCCGGTCGCGCGGCTGACCGCGCCGCAGCTCGACATCGCGCTCGACGCGGTGATGAACAAGCGTGTCGTCGATACCAAGCTGACGTTGCGTTCTGCTGCGCTCGCGCTGGCCGGGCAGGGGCGGCTTGATCTCGCCGCGAGCAGGTTCGGCCAGCTCAAGGTCGATGCCAAATTGCTGACGCCCGGGGCGATCGCGCCCAACCTCAACGGCCGCGACGTAGTGGCGAGCGTGGTGCTCGACGGTCCGTTCGCGACGCCGACCGTGAATTATGTCGTGCAGGGCGCGTCGATCGGCTTCGGCGCGATCCGGGTCGACAATGTCTATGCCTCGGGGCTGGCGACGGTCGATGCCAAGCATATCCTGATCCCGGTCAACGCGCGCGCGTCTCGGGTGGTCGGGCTGAACGCGGCGGCGGGTGGCCTGCTCCAGAACGTCGCGATCAACGGCAGTTTCGCGATCTCGGGCGACAAGGTGCTGTCGGACAATCTGCGCATCCGCTCCTCTAAGATCGACGCAACCGCGCTGGTCGTCGCGGATCTGTCGAGCGGCACGTATCGCGGTGCGCTCAACGGCAAGGTCAACAATTACCGGATCGAAGGCTTCGGCATCGTCAGCCTTGCCACGGATGCCAAGCTGGTGACCGCGCCCAAGGGCGGGTTCGGCATCACCGGCCACGTCGTCGCGCGGACGTCGCAGATCTTCAACGAAGGCGCGCGCAACTTCCTCGGCGGCAACGCAATCGTGAAGGCGGATGTCGGTTACGATCCCACCGGAATCATCACCTTCCGCAACCTCAAGCTCGCCGCGCCCGATTTCTCGGTGACCCGCGGCGAGGGGCGTTACGATCCGGCCGGACCGCTGTTGGTCAATGCCGATGCCTATTCGAAGCAATATGGCCCGTTGACGGCACGGGTGACCGGCACGGTCGCCAAGCCGGTGGTGCTGCTGCGCGCGCCGCGGCCGGGCGTTGGCGTGGGTCTCGTCAATCTCGAGGCGCAGGTGCGTGGGACCGGCTCGGCCTATGCGATCGTTGCCAAGGGCGGCACCAATTACGGGCCGTTCACCGCCGACGTGGTCGCGGCAACCGCGCCGACGCTGACCGTCGATATCCGCCGCGTGCAGTTCGCCGGTGTCGTCGCCAGCGGCAAGGTTCAGCAACTCAAGGCCGGTCCGTTCTCGGGCCGGGTTCAGTTCGCCGGAGCGGGCATCGCCGGCGCGGCGGTGCTGGGGGCGCAAGGGTCCGTGCAGCGCGCCGACATCGCCGCGACTGCGACTAACGCGAAGATTCCGGGTGCGACCGCGTTCACCATCGGCCGCGCGATCATCAAGGCGCAGGCGATCCTGTATCCCAAGGCGCCGCAGATCATCGCGGACGCGCAGATCGGCAACCTTCGTTATGGTGAGGCGGTGATCACGGCTGCGCGCGCCAAGGTGAATTACGCCGGTGGCGCCGGTACGGCCCAATTCCTCGCCAACGGGTCGAGCGGCGTGCCGTTCCGACTGGCTGCGAACGCCAAGCTCAGCCCCAAGCTGTGGCTCGCGGCGCTGCAGGGCCAGGCCAACGGCATCGACTTCAAGACCGTCAATCCGGCGCGGATCGCGATCGACGGCAGCAACTACGCACTCCAGCCGACCCGGATCGATTTCGGCGGCGCGGGCGGCGGCTCGGCGCGGATCGCGGGCAGCTACGGCAAGGGCATGACCGTACAGGCGCGACTCGACCGGATGGACCTGTCGATGGTCAACGCGCTGGTGCCCAACCTCGGGCTTGGCGGCACGGCGACCGGCGGCCTGGACTTCAGCCAGCCTACCGGGACGAGCTTCCCGCAGGCGACCGCCCGCCTGAACATCGCCAACTTCACCCGGTCGAGCCTTGCCACCGTATCCGAGCCGGTCGGCATCGTCTTCGTCGGCAAGCTGCTGCCTGATGGCGGCGACGCGCGCGCGATCATCACGCGCGGCGGCACCACCGTTGGCCGGATGGTCGCGACGCTGCGTCCGCTCGGGTCGAGTTCGGGAAGCTGGACGACGCGGCTGATGTCGGCGCCGCTGGCGGGCGGTATCCGCTACAATGGCCCGTCGGCGGTGCTATTCTCGCTGGCGGGTCTCGCCGACCAGCAGTTGAGCGGGCCGGTCGCGGTGGCGGCGGATTTCTCCGGCCGCGTCTCAGCGCCGCAGCTCAACGGCCTGATCCGCGCCGACAACCTGACCTATGACAACGACACCTACGGCACGCGCCTGACCAATATGAAGATCGCCGGCCGCTTCACCAACGACCGGCTCGAGATCACGCAGATGAGCGCCAAGGCTGGCGACGGTACGGTGCAGGCGCAAGGGTCGGTTGGCTTCGCGGCGGATTCGGGCTTCCCGATCAACATCCAGGCGACGCTCGACAAAGCGCAACTTGCCAAGAGCGATGCGCTCGGCGCGACCGCAAGCGGCACGATCAAGATCACCAACAGCAAGGCGGCCGGCGGCAAAATCACCGGCGACATCCGCATCCCCAATGCGCGCTATGAGATCGTCACACAGGGGCAGGCCGAAGTGCTCGAACTGACTGGCGTGCGCCGCAAGAGCGATCTGGTGAAGGCCGGCGCGGCGGGACAGGCACCGCCCGCCGCCGCGCCGGTCGGGCTGTTCCAGCTCGACATTCGCGTGCGCGCGGCCGATCAGTTGTTCGTCAGCGGCATGGGGCTGGAGTCCGAATGGTCGACCGACATGCGTGTCACCGGCAGCTCGGCGAACCCCAAGATCGTCGGCAATGCGACGATCGTGCGTGGCACCTACACCTTCTCGGGCAAGCGGTTCGATATCGATCGCGGCATCGTTCGCTTCAACGGTGGCGCGCTGTCCGATCCGCAGCTCGACATCAGCGCGACGACGACGGTCGATACCGTATCGGCGATCATCGCGATCGGCGGCACCGGCCAGCATCCGCAGATCACCTTCACCTCGACGCCGACGCTGCCGCAGGACGAAGTGCTCAGCCGGCTGCTGTTCGGCACCTCCGTCACCGATCTGTCCGCGACCGAGGCGATCCAGTTGGCGGCGGCGCTCAACTCGCTGCGCGGTGGTGGCGGCGGTCTCAACCCACTCGGCAAGCTGCGCTCGGCGACCGGGTTCGATCGGCTGCGCATCGTCGGCGGCGACAAGGCGACCGGGCAGGGCACCTCGCTCGCGGCAGGCAAGTACATCACCAAGAACATCTATGTGGAGATCATCACTGACGCGCGCGGCTTCACCGCCACGCAGTTGGAGATCGCGCTGACCAAGGGGCTGAGCGCGCTGTCGCAGGCGGGCACGTTCGGCGGATCGAACGTGAGCGTGCGCTACAAGAGGGATTTCTGA
- a CDS encoding flavin-containing monooxygenase yields the protein MGAGLSGIGAGYHLQTECPDRSYVILEARDAIGGTWDLFRYPGIRSDSDMFTLGYGFRPWTGTKAIADGASIREYIRETARTFGIDRHIRYGHRIRSAAWSSADALWTVEVDTPQGARTFTCAFFVGCSGYYDYARGHAPHFAGAESFAGRIVHPQFWPDDLEFAGKRVVVIGSGATAVTLVPALAAKGAHVTMLQRSASYVVALPAEDAFARRIRAWLPAGLAHRVIRARSIVVQMAFYRLARWRPAAMRTKLAAMAQARLGPDYDVATHFTPSYDPWDQRMCLAPDGDLFDAINAGKAAVATDRVARFTRYGVALESGVELPADIIVTATGLEILLLGGIALSVDGDAVDLANRYSYKGVMFSDVPNLALVFGYTNASWTLRADLASSYVCRLLNTMRRRGARQVTPRLGGRPVSALPFVDFTSGYIARAAGKLPKQGDRRPWRMRQNYVADLLGLRFSRVDRDLEFSNPKTTVS from the coding sequence ATGGGCGCTGGGCTGTCCGGGATCGGCGCGGGCTATCATCTGCAGACCGAATGCCCGGATCGCTCGTACGTGATCCTCGAAGCGCGGGATGCGATCGGGGGCACGTGGGATCTGTTCCGCTATCCCGGCATCCGCTCGGATTCGGATATGTTCACGCTCGGCTACGGCTTTCGGCCCTGGACCGGTACTAAGGCGATCGCCGACGGCGCCTCGATCCGGGAGTATATCCGCGAGACGGCGCGCACGTTCGGGATCGATCGCCACATCCGCTACGGCCACCGTATCCGCAGCGCCGCGTGGTCGAGCGCGGACGCGTTGTGGACCGTCGAGGTCGACACGCCGCAGGGCGCACGTACGTTTACCTGCGCGTTTTTCGTCGGATGCAGCGGCTATTATGATTATGCGCGCGGCCACGCGCCGCACTTTGCCGGTGCGGAGTCGTTCGCGGGGCGGATCGTCCATCCGCAATTCTGGCCCGACGATCTCGAATTTGCCGGCAAGCGCGTGGTGGTGATCGGCAGCGGCGCGACGGCGGTGACGCTGGTGCCCGCGCTGGCGGCGAAGGGCGCACACGTGACGATGCTCCAGCGATCCGCGAGCTATGTGGTGGCGCTGCCTGCCGAGGATGCGTTCGCGCGGCGCATCCGGGCGTGGCTGCCGGCTGGACTCGCGCATCGCGTCATCCGCGCGCGCAGTATTGTGGTGCAGATGGCGTTCTACCGGCTGGCACGCTGGCGCCCCGCAGCCATGCGAACCAAGCTCGCCGCGATGGCGCAAGCGCGGCTTGGGCCTGATTATGACGTCGCCACCCATTTCACGCCGAGCTACGATCCGTGGGACCAGCGCATGTGCCTCGCCCCCGACGGCGATCTGTTCGACGCGATCAACGCGGGCAAGGCAGCGGTGGCGACCGACCGGGTGGCGCGCTTCACCCGCTACGGGGTGGCGCTCGAATCGGGTGTGGAATTGCCCGCCGACATCATCGTCACCGCGACCGGGCTCGAAATCCTGCTGCTCGGCGGCATCGCGCTGTCGGTGGATGGTGACGCCGTCGATCTTGCCAACCGCTACAGCTACAAGGGGGTGATGTTCAGCGACGTGCCGAACCTCGCGCTCGTGTTCGGCTATACCAATGCGTCGTGGACGTTGCGTGCTGATCTCGCCAGCAGCTATGTTTGCCGCCTGCTCAACACGATGCGTCGGCGCGGCGCGCGACAGGTCACGCCGCGGCTCGGCGGTAGGCCGGTGTCGGCGCTACCGTTCGTCGATTTCACATCGGGGTATATCGCGCGGGCCGCTGGCAAGCTGCCCAAGCAGGGTGACCGGCGACCCTGGCGTATGCGTCAGAATTACGTGGCGGATTTGCTCGGGTTGCGGTTCAGCCGGGTCGATCGGGACTTGGAATTTTCCAACCCGAAAACGACGGTATCATGA
- a CDS encoding HlyD family secretion protein — MTEDQAQHSGTGPDDRGEDQRADQTPSGEVTPQKPSLLKRPLFWFGVIGVVAVFAIVGTFYFLDARQYESTDDAFVDAHIVRIAPNVAGTLIQVADLDNRHVTPGRLLAVIQPNGPEASLAEAQANVSQAQAQVEQSRAQVVAAQAAAAKAEDQARGPLADAQKAAQDLARYEALQRIDAQAVAGQQLDAARAAARSAAAAADAARREITSAQAQVEVARRQVAASEAVIGARQAQVKQANVTLGYLRLTAPVAGQVVNRQVNVGSYVGPGTQLMAIVPDHVWITANFKETQLRDMKIGQPVEIKVDAYPDIKFHGHIDSVQRGAGQAFALLPPQNATGNYVKVVQRVPVRIEFDRDKDSPDPRKYPIGPGMSVVPTVKVR, encoded by the coding sequence ATGACCGAAGATCAGGCCCAGCACTCCGGCACCGGACCCGATGACCGAGGGGAGGATCAGCGCGCGGATCAGACGCCGTCTGGCGAGGTCACGCCGCAGAAGCCATCGCTGCTCAAGCGTCCTTTGTTCTGGTTCGGCGTCATCGGCGTGGTCGCGGTGTTCGCGATCGTCGGCACCTTCTACTTCCTCGACGCGCGGCAATATGAATCGACCGACGACGCCTTCGTCGATGCGCATATCGTGCGGATCGCGCCCAACGTCGCCGGCACGCTGATCCAGGTCGCCGACCTCGACAACCGCCACGTCACGCCGGGGCGGCTGCTCGCGGTGATCCAGCCAAACGGACCCGAGGCGTCGCTGGCGGAGGCGCAAGCCAATGTCAGTCAGGCGCAGGCGCAGGTCGAGCAATCGCGTGCGCAGGTCGTCGCCGCCCAAGCCGCCGCCGCCAAGGCGGAGGATCAGGCGCGGGGACCGCTTGCCGATGCGCAGAAGGCGGCGCAGGATCTCGCCCGGTACGAAGCGTTGCAGCGGATCGACGCGCAGGCTGTCGCCGGGCAACAGCTCGATGCGGCGCGTGCCGCCGCCCGCTCCGCCGCCGCCGCCGCTGATGCGGCGCGGCGCGAGATCACCAGCGCACAAGCGCAGGTCGAGGTCGCAAGGCGGCAGGTTGCCGCCTCGGAGGCGGTGATCGGTGCGCGTCAGGCGCAGGTGAAGCAGGCCAACGTCACGCTCGGCTATCTGCGCCTCACCGCGCCGGTGGCGGGGCAGGTGGTCAACCGGCAGGTCAATGTCGGCTCTTATGTCGGGCCGGGCACGCAGTTGATGGCGATCGTGCCCGATCACGTCTGGATCACCGCGAACTTCAAGGAAACGCAGCTCCGCGATATGAAGATCGGCCAGCCGGTCGAGATCAAGGTCGATGCCTATCCCGACATCAAGTTCCACGGCCATATCGATTCGGTCCAGCGCGGGGCGGGGCAGGCATTCGCGCTGTTGCCGCCCCAGAACGCGACGGGCAATTACGTCAAAGTGGTGCAGCGCGTGCCGGTGCGGATCGAGTTCGACCGCGACAAGGATTCGCCCGATCCGCGCAAATACCCGATCGGCCCGGGTATGTCGGTCGTCCCCACCGTCAAGGTGCGCTGA
- a CDS encoding DHA2 family efflux MFS transporter permease subunit, producing the protein MASAAPRKDGWDPTRSAAGPYSPWLIVALISIPTFMEVLDTSIANVSLDHIAGGLSISSDQATWVLTSYLVANAIVIPISGWLSDVIGRKRYFMISIALFTISSLMCGLAPNLSTLVIARIFQGIGGGGLAPVEQSMLADTFPPAQRGMAFAAFAIVVVVGPVLGPTIGGYITETWSWHWVFLINVPIGIVSLIAVNIFVDEPDTIKNDRAALIKRGIRIDYIGVLLVALGLGFLELTLDRGEREDWFSSGFIVATAAISAVALIGLILWESQHDDPVVDVKLLRNRNFAATLLVMGLTGMILFSTTQLIPQMLQQVVGYTSFDAGLALTAGGFMTLVMVPFAGRLSGLVDVRFLLFPAIIGQAFALWNMSHLTADLSFFDAAMARLYQSMFLPFLFVPLSAVAYAGLPQNKTAQASSLLNVARNLGGTIGIASSQSMLSNAMQRHQTELVQGLNPLNFNYTEWLTKAQGAVGSVGDTTTPLALLYSQVQRQAAMLGFLDVFRSLMIIVLVVSPAVFLMRPSKTGGGGGGMAH; encoded by the coding sequence GTGGCGAGCGCCGCCCCGCGCAAGGACGGCTGGGACCCGACGCGGTCCGCGGCGGGGCCGTACAGCCCGTGGCTGATCGTGGCGCTCATCAGCATCCCGACCTTCATGGAGGTGCTCGACACCTCGATCGCCAACGTCTCGCTCGATCATATCGCCGGTGGCCTCTCGATTTCGAGCGATCAGGCGACATGGGTGCTGACCAGCTACCTCGTCGCCAACGCGATCGTCATCCCGATCAGCGGCTGGCTGTCCGACGTGATCGGGCGGAAACGCTATTTCATGATCTCGATCGCGCTGTTCACGATCTCATCGCTGATGTGCGGCCTCGCGCCGAACCTCAGCACGCTGGTGATCGCGCGCATTTTTCAGGGAATCGGCGGGGGCGGGCTGGCGCCGGTCGAACAGTCGATGCTCGCCGACACCTTCCCGCCGGCGCAGCGCGGCATGGCGTTTGCCGCCTTCGCGATCGTGGTGGTGGTCGGGCCGGTGCTCGGGCCGACGATCGGCGGCTACATCACCGAGACATGGTCGTGGCATTGGGTGTTTCTCATCAACGTGCCGATCGGCATCGTGTCGCTGATCGCGGTCAACATCTTCGTCGATGAGCCGGATACGATCAAAAACGACCGCGCCGCGCTCATCAAACGCGGCATCCGCATCGATTATATCGGCGTGCTGCTGGTCGCGCTCGGCCTCGGGTTTCTCGAACTGACGCTCGATCGCGGTGAGCGCGAAGACTGGTTCTCCAGCGGGTTCATCGTCGCCACCGCCGCGATTTCGGCGGTCGCGCTGATCGGGCTGATCCTGTGGGAAAGCCAGCATGACGATCCGGTCGTGGACGTGAAGCTGCTCCGCAACCGCAATTTCGCGGCGACGCTGTTGGTGATGGGGCTGACCGGTATGATCCTGTTCAGCACGACCCAGTTGATCCCGCAGATGCTCCAGCAGGTGGTCGGCTATACCTCGTTCGATGCCGGGCTGGCGCTGACCGCTGGCGGGTTCATGACGTTGGTGATGGTGCCATTCGCAGGTCGGTTGAGTGGCCTCGTCGATGTCCGTTTCCTGCTGTTTCCGGCGATTATCGGACAAGCCTTCGCACTCTGGAACATGTCGCATCTGACCGCGGACCTCAGCTTTTTCGATGCGGCGATGGCGCGGCTGTATCAGTCGATGTTCCTGCCGTTCCTGTTCGTGCCGCTGAGCGCAGTGGCCTATGCCGGCCTGCCGCAGAACAAGACGGCGCAGGCATCGAGCCTGCTTAACGTCGCGCGCAACCTTGGCGGCACAATCGGTATCGCGAGTTCGCAATCGATGCTGTCCAACGCGATGCAGCGCCACCAGACCGAATTGGTGCAGGGGCTTAATCCGCTCAACTTCAACTATACCGAATGGCTCACCAAGGCGCAGGGCGCGGTCGGCAGCGTGGGCGACACGACCACGCCGCTCGCGCTCCTGTACAGTCAGGTGCAGCGGCAGGCGGCGATGCTCGGGTTCCTCGACGTTTTCCGATCGCTGATGATTATCGTGCTGGTGGTATCGCCAGCGGTGTTCTTGATGCGCCCCAGCAAGACGGGTGGCGGCGGCGGAGGAATGGCGCATTGA